GGGCACTGCAAGCTCTACAACAAAAAGAGCGATAATAACAAGTATAAAGGGCCGTGCAAAATTAAGCAGAAAATGTCGGCCGATATGAACGAGTATTTAATAAAGTTTGATGACGGCAATAAATATGTGTTTATTCAATCACCCGAGGGTTATAAGGTAGAAACCCCTGATGGTATGTCCAAAAATATGGCTACAATGACAGATCACGGAGATAAAGCAGTATTTAAGTGGGGTAAGTGGCAGCTTACGGCCAAGGAAAATTAATTAAAAGGGGCTTCGGCCCCTTTTTTTATATATAATTATTAGCATGAGAACTCAATTCCATAGATATATGGCTCTCAGCATATTTTGTGTATTCTTCATAAGCCAAGTCACAATTACCTCAGAAGCTGATGATAAGAAAATGGATAGAAAAGAATTTAATGAGTCTATCATTACAGGCAATATAGAGTATGAAGACTGGATGTCAGATCCTGTTGCTGTTTCATTAAGATATTTAGGACCTTTTGAAGGTCGCAGCCAAACTATTCAAAGAACCAATCCAAGTGCTGAATCCTCTGATACAACCCAGGTTGTAATCATCAATGAAGGGCTTTTAGATGATTCTATAAGGGCAGAGAAATACGAATTTACTTTAAAAACTTTTAACAACAGGTGGGTTATCTATAGCGAAGAAAAATTTAGAAAATGCTGGCCGGATAGGGGGCACACTAATTTTTCTAAAAAGCCTTGCAGCTAAACGGGGGAATATAATGAGTCATGATATAACACTTATTGCAAAGTTTAAGATACACGAGGGAAAACTTGAGCAGATGAGAGCTCTATATGATGAGGCCATGGAGATGGTAAAAACACAAGAGCCTGATACAAGATCTTTTACCCTCTATGTGAATGAACAAGAGGCAGTCTGCGTGTCCTATGAAATCTATAAAACCTCTGAGGCAATCTTAGAAAATTTCAGACTATCGCAGGATAGGATACAAAGAGTGCTTGAGACCTCAGACGTCATAAGCTGTGATATTTATGGAGACGTATCACAGGACGTCATAGAACTCTTAACCCCATACGGGGCAAACTTTTACGGCTATGATAGGGGCTATAGAAGATCATAGAGAATAAAAGCAAGCAGGATTGCTCTTATTGTCCAGCAAATAGTCCTAATCCAGTTATAGCCAACTAGCTTATCAACTACTTGGGTGCTGAATTCAGTAGATAATTGTTTATGATGTCTCACTTGAACAAATGCTGTAGAAAGCCAAATTAACACTAACAATCCAAATGATATCAAGTAGATGTTATAGTCAGTGTTGGATAAAAAGCTGCTGGAAAGAATAACAATGCCGGTTAGCAGCTCAAGGCTCATAACCGGACCCACTATAAATGTAATAAGTTTGGAATGCTTTCTTTCATATTCTAAAAACTGCTCATTGCCCACGTATTTGAATAGAGGATAGTGAACAATCTGTACCATCCATATAAGTCCAGTCATGAAAAAAGTTGCTACTAGGTGAATAATAAAGATATAAGTCATTAAAACTTTCGTCCGCCAAAAAGTGCAATCTCAAACTGCTTATAGTAGCAGTCTACGTCTTTAAACCCAATTTCTGTAAGCCACTGGCACTGCTCTTCTACAGGTGAGAGCTGATCTTCATCTTTGTCTGGACGATTCTTAAATCCATCTAGAATATCTTCTCTGCTAGCATCAGGATTAGTCTTAAGCTGGTGTGCATGAAGGTGATCTGCATAATATTCTTCAAAAAGCCTCTCAACATTATCTGTGCTGGACTTTACATGCTCTAAGTTTAAGAATATGCCACCTTTGGTCAAAAGATCGTATATCTCATTATAAAGTCCTTTTTTCCTTATATCAGGCTGGTGATGTATGGCAAAGCCGGATATAACGACATCAAATGGTTTAAACGACTCAACAGCCCCAAG
The window above is part of the Thermodesulfobacteriota bacterium genome. Proteins encoded here:
- a CDS encoding class I SAM-dependent methyltransferase, with translation MNKLKSSWEIQENVKYFLESERGAVPGTEIQLAIISAIIRNWHSNPYKILDLGCGDGILGRFLLSAFPMAECVFLDFSNPMLDAARETLIERSDWTLVKADFSTPDWLGAVESFKPFDVVISGFAIHHQPDIRKKGLYNEIYDLLTKGGIFLNLEHVKSSTDNVERLFEEYYADHLHAHQLKTNPDASREDILDGFKNRPDKDEDQLSPVEEQCQWLTEIGFKDVDCYYKQFEIALFGGRKF
- a CDS encoding antibiotic biosynthesis monooxygenase, producing the protein MSHDITLIAKFKIHEGKLEQMRALYDEAMEMVKTQEPDTRSFTLYVNEQEAVCVSYEIYKTSEAILENFRLSQDRIQRVLETSDVISCDIYGDVSQDVIELLTPYGANFYGYDRGYRRS